The nucleotide sequence TTGAGATATTTTATGGACAcgattttgtttttttattggtTGGTGACAATCTTTCAGTACAGTAAAATTATTTAATCCAATTTGATACGATCTTTCAGAACACAGCTGGCAAGAGCAGAGTTTGTTGTGCCTAAAAACTCTGATGGAATCAATGGACGAACTCGACTTGAACTTCCCTTTTGCAAGGAAACTTTAGCGGAAAACATCTCAACAAAAACAAGAGGAATCTGGTAGATAAATTAAATAACccttattttgttgaaaacaaaacaaaagattcCAGTAAAGTGGAAGAATACCATGAATCAGTTCCCGACAAACAGTTGAAGGAAGAACTTTAGCGTGAGTagtcttttgttttgttttttattttaaaaaagtttttcttttattattaattCCCATTGTTTTCCACGGTGATGGAAACGGAGGATTCATAGTGACTGAAAATGAACTACCAAATGGCGACCTCCATTAACCCTTCCTCCGTCGCACATCCCCTGAACATCCCCACCGTGTTGAATCCCATCGCCACCTCTCCGTTCCTGCCGACGGCGATGAGGCCGGCCTTGCCCTCGTCTAGCCTCTCCTTCACCGCGTAGTCCACCGCCTCCTGCAGGCCCAGCCCCTTGTACTCCATCAGCGCGGCCACGTCCCTCGCCAGCGTGCTGCGGATGATCGCCTCCCCCTCGCCGGTGCACGACACGGCGCACGCGTCGCACGCGTACGTCCCCGACCCGATCAGCGGCGAGTCCCCGATGCGGCCGTTCATCTTGTTCATCAGCCCCCCGGTGGACGTCGCGGCGGCGCACCGCCCCGCCCTGTCCACCACCACGCACCCCACCGTCTCCGGCGCGTAGATGCTGATCGGGAGGCCGTTCATCATCTGCAGTTCGCCGCCGACGTCGGCCACTAGTCCGGCGCTTGCCCTGCAGGAGTCCGCGCCGGTGAGAGGGACCCTGTAATCAAACTGCATGTTCgagcatatcatcaaacatgtCATCAGCTTGTGCTCTTGGAATTAATTttagaacaaaaagaaataaaaaaaaattaaccagaGACCATGATGCTGTTGGCCGCCTTGGCCAGCTTCAGCATGCCCAAATTCTCTTCGGTGATGAAATAGCTATTATCCACCATTTCAACTCCCTGCACTTGCAGTACAACAACAAGAACAACTCTGAATCAGAAAGCACAGGAACAAAATTAAAAGTGAAGAATAATTTGACATGAATTTTGTTCAGAAAACAGAGTCCCAGACTGGCTGTTCTGTCTCTTCTCAGTCATCATTTGCAGCACGAAAACAGAGTGTATACTCACAAGTAGCAGTTTTGTGCAACTTCAATTTAGGGTCTCATTTAGTGGATAGATTCTCGCGATATTTTTCAAATCAAATCCGATTTGTACACAGACAAGTTCCACTTTTACAGTCTGATTTCTTAATATATTTTTTGTTAATCTTTTGCATATTTGATTGAGCTGTGTAAACTGAATGGGTGGTTCTGGAAGGTAGATTCAGATTTCATTTTGACGACGAAAGTTTCGTCTTTTCGTGGCGTGTTTAGAAATCTAATGAAGGAGGGAGATGAAGGGGAAGGACCTGTTTGCGGGCGAAATCCTCGGCGCCGTCGAAGGCGAGGTAGGAGTGGGGGGAGCGCTCCATGACGAGGCGGGCGAGCGAGACGGGGTTCTTGACGGTGGAGATCCCGGAGACGGCACCGCAGCGGCGGCCCCGTCCGTCCATGATGCTGGCCTCCATCTCCACGGTGCCCTTCCTGGTGAGCGCCGACCCGCGGCCGGAGTTGAACACGGGGTCGGTCTCCAGCTCCCGGACCACCATCTCCACGACGTCCAGAGCCAAAGCACCTGCCCGGAGCGCCGCTGCTCCGGCAGTCAGGCAGCGTACCAACACCCGGCGCGCCTCCTCCTGGCGCTCCACCGGTAGGGCAGGGTCCACCCCCGCTCCCCCGTGCACCGCGATCGCCCAGCCCCCCACCATCTCCTCCCTCCCTTTCCTATCGCGTTGCTTCCTGGTTGAGGATGGAGGTGTGAGACGGGCTATTTATAGAAGGCAATGCGAAGGAGGAGGCCGATCTAGCAGACGAACAATTCGGTAACAAATTTCACTAGAGAAAAAAGATTATAAATTCGTATAAAAAAACGAGGAATAGTTGGAGAGATAATCACAGAGTATCttcgaaaatatatatataaaaaaaatgtaaaaattattGGTGAGAAATTACTATATGACGGTCGGAAATGGACCCGAAATTGTGGGGAAAGCTTCAGCGAAGTGGGTGGGGGAATCTGAGTCATTTCTCTTGTCGTTTTCGCTTTTTATTTATTGAATCGCCTTAAATCACGATCTTGTGACAGGATTCGTGGTGGGATTCTCCAGCAGACAGGGGTGCCAGATACTGAATCTACCAGCGCCCGCCACTACTTTATTCTGACTCTATCTCAGCCGTCCATCGTCCATCGTCCATCGTCCATCGTCCAAAGCCCATCGTACGATTCTCGAGCCTCGTTCACGTGCGCACTAATGTTCGGAGCCGCCAGGTGGGGAGGATGCTCAGCGCACGGTATAGAAATGCCAGAaactttttatatttatttatcagtaaaataacattttattccgtttcaattcaattttatttttaaaactattcttattcaatattatttaattataatttataaatgtcataatataaatattttaattataatataacaaataaaatagattaaaatagaattaaatattattttaataataaaaatgaataaaGGTGTCTCCGAAAAtgtaaactttaaaatatttttttaaaatgattcccTTCGCCTTGGAAATCTGGTCTAGATTCTTGTTTGTTACCCGATTTGGATATTAGCTGTCAAGAGATTCTTCTTGC is from Zingiber officinale cultivar Zhangliang chromosome 7B, Zo_v1.1, whole genome shotgun sequence and encodes:
- the LOC122005558 gene encoding probable isoaspartyl peptidase/L-asparaginase 2, coding for MVGGWAIAVHGGAGVDPALPVERQEEARRVLVRCLTAGAAALRAGALALDVVEMVVRELETDPVFNSGRGSALTRKGTVEMEASIMDGRGRRCGAVSGISTVKNPVSLARLVMERSPHSYLAFDGAEDFARKQGVEMVDNSYFITEENLGMLKLAKAANSIMFDYRVPLTGADSCRASAGLVADVGGELQMMNGLPISIYAPETVGCVVVDRAGRCAAATSTGGLMNKMNGRIGDSPLIGSGTYACDACAVSCTGEGEAIIRSTLARDVAALMEYKGLGLQEAVDYAVKERLDEGKAGLIAVGRNGEVAMGFNTVGMFRGCATEEGLMEVAIW